A window of the Henningerozyma blattae CBS 6284 chromosome 10, complete genome genome harbors these coding sequences:
- the DJP1 gene encoding Djp1p (similar to Saccharomyces cerevisiae DJP1 (YIR004W); ancestral locus Anc_7.157), with amino-acid sequence MVVDTTYYDILGITPTATQAEIKKAYRKKSIKEHPDKNPNDPTATERFQQISEAYQVLSDEHLRNNYDQFGKEQAIPKEGFEDAGDLFSVIFGGDAFESYIGELSLMKNIQKQEELSAEEEREKARKEGQESSENTADKEKDSKLDKKSTNQSSTGGGSYSGNNYKEEVHGDIFHPELSKSSTRPNTDTNSTNHSSDEKLLHGSTLECSSSNVDKSEVEEERKKTKQEEFEEENRLQTQEKVNKLSQNLIEKLSILTESVYDDECKISFVKKFEAEANILKMESFGQEILHTIGDIYVERSRIYISKQKMFGIGSVFQSIKAKGGLFMDGVRTVSAALDAQNTLKELEKMKEENQSEVPIIGKDGKERIKPTMEEVSKKEQILMGKVLWAAWHATKFEITGILRKVCDKVLYDESLDLNSQFKRAESLKLLGKVFQNTVRTKAEEEEAHVFEEFVAEAIKKHSKPAHANK; translated from the coding sequence ATGGTGGTAGACACGACTTATTATGATATCCTTGGGATAACACCAACTGCTACTCAAgcagaaattaaaaaagcCTATAGAAAGAAATCTATAAAAGAACACCCTGATAAAAATCCAAATGATCCTACAGCTACAGAAAGGTTTCAACAAATCTCTGAAGCTTACCAAGTGTTGAGTGATGAGCATTTGAGAAATAACTATGATCAATTTGGTAAAGAACAAGCTATACCAAAGGAAGGGTTTGAAGATGCAGGAGACTTATTTTCAGTTATATTTGGTGGCGATGCATTTGAATCATATATTGGTGAATTAAgtctaatgaaaaatattcaaaaacaagaagaattaaGTGCAGAAGAGGAAAGAGAAAAGGCAAGAAAAGAAGGACAAGAGAGTTCGGAAAATACAGcagataaagaaaaagattcTAAATTAGATAAGAAATCAACAAATCAAAGTAGTACTGGTGGTGGTAGTTATAGTGGCAATAACTATAAAGAAGAAGTTCATGGTGATATCTTCCATCCTGAACTTTCAAAATCTAGCACAAGACCAAACACAGATACTAATTCTACCAATCATAGTagtgatgaaaaattacttCATGGTAGTACGCTAGAATGTTCTTCTTCGAATGTAGATAAATCGGaagttgaagaagaaaggaaaaaaaCTAAACAAGAAGAATTTGAGGAAGAAAATCGATTACAAACACAAGAAAAGGTAAATAAATTAAGTCAAAATTTGATCGAGAAATTATCTATTTTAACTGAAAGTGTATATGATGACGAGTGTAAAATCTCGTTCgtcaaaaaatttgaagCAGAAgctaatattttaaagatgGAATCATTTGGACAAGAAATATTGCATACAATTGGGGACATATATGTTGAAAGATCTcgaatttatatttctaaacAAAAGATGTTTGGCATTGGTAGTGTTTTCCAATCTATCAAGGCCAAAGGTGGGTTATTTATGGATGGTGTTCGTACAGTGAGTGCTGCTTTAGATGCACAAAATacattaaaagaattagagaagatgaaagaagaaaatcaaAGTGAAGTACCTATAATTGGTAAAGATGGTAAAGAGAGAATTAAGCCTACAATGGAGGAAGTTTCTAAAAAAGAGCAAATATTAATGGGGAAAGTGCTATGGGCTGCATGGCATGCCActaaatttgaaatcacAGGGATATTAAGGAAAGTATGTGATAAAGTGTTGTATGATGAGAGTCTTGATTTAAATAGCCAATTTAAAAGAGCAGAAagtttgaaattattggGTAAAGTATTCCAAAATACTGTGAGAACTAAagctgaagaagaagaagctcatgtatttgaagaatttgtaGCAGAAGCTATTAAAAAGCATAGTAAGCCTGCACATGCTAATAAATAG